The DNA segment AAAATACTTTAGTTGTCTGAGAGTTTTCGGCCGGATTGTTTTATACTtacagagaagattttttttttccaaatccggcTGCCCATAATGGACGAATACACTTTTGGGAAAtctcagaaaggaaaaaaaaagttagtcTATAGACGGCACATAAAGTATATCAACATCAAAGATCCTGAGAACATAATCATTATTTCAGGTGCGAGGTCAAAAACTGTGGTGGTGCTGCAACACTTCGTGGGATTCAGTTTTTAAAACACAAGGTGGTATGATATCTGAAGGAAAGGAACATAACCATGCACCAATTGCTGGGAGAAATGATGTACTACAATGTATTGATGAAGTGAAAGGTCTGGCAAAGAGTAAAACTGCAACACCGGCGGCAATCGTGCAGGAAACCAGACAGAAAATAGATATAAGCTATGCTGTTGAAATGCCATCTACATCAGCTATAAGACAAGCTATTCACCGTATACgtaaaaaagaatttccagtggaagcAAATTCTGCCACTGATTTAGTAATCCCAAATAAGCTGAAGGTTACTCATACTGGGGAAAGAAACTTCCTTTTGTATGACAAAAAGACCGAAAGTGAGACTTTGATTGCAGAATTCGAGGAGGAAGAGGTACAGGAAAGAATTCTAGCTTTCGGTAGTGAAAATAATTTACGAAGACTAGCCGAGTCGGATATCTGGTTCCTTGATGGGACATTTAAAACGTGTCCTAAGCAATTCTATCAAATATACACTATCCATTACATATTCCAGGGGCAAATATTACCGGTTGTCTATGTGTTGCTGCCTGGGAAAACAACGCAGATATATTCATCAATGCTAAAACATTTACTTTCAGTTGCAGGAGCAAAAGGAATTCAGTTAACTCCTAGATTCATcttgatagattttgagttatcttgTATCAAAGCTCTCCAAGAAAAATTTCCCGAGGCTAGAATAACCGGATGCTTTTTCCACCTATGGCAAAGTATTTACCGAAGTATTCAAAAGTATGGTCTCGTTGATGTTTACAAAAATAATTGCGATTTAGCTTTAGGTTTACGACAGTTGGCAGCGCTCGCATTTCTACGACCTGATGACATACATGATGCATATCTATGTCTTGCAAATAACATCCCAGATGAGGCAGAACCAGTTTACAAATATTTCGGGGAAAGGTATGTGCTAGGTTGGCGCATAATTTCACGAAGGGGAAGGCCAAGACAAAACCAATTACGTCACCCTCCACGGTTTCATCCAACTTTTTGGAGCATCCATCACTTGCAAGAACGCAATCTCCCAAGAACGAATAATGGAGTAGAGGCTTGGCCCAGGAGATTTGAAACCGTCGTTGAGCGTTACCATTTGGTTGTGTACTCAATGATTCGGGAATTTGTCAAAGAAGACCATCGAACAGACCAAGAAATGCAACGTTTAACATCGGGCATTAAACCGtctaagaaaaaaaagagaagaaatccaAAGAGAAATAAGGCTGACAACAGTTTTAAGTAGAGAGGGGGAAATCAGTTTGAGTGATTACATAAGGGGTATTGCACACAATTTACTTTTTGGTGCAAGTAATAGCTTAACAACTTAGACGAAGACATTAGTGAAGGTGAACaataaaaattttttctttttttttctttttttacgagaaatacgacttttttttaaagaacttttatgtttacatatgtatttcaccgttcaataaaatttcaatgattttttttatttaacaaaaatgtttaattttcaaagtactattgtatatttaccatatttttataattatatatttttatatttgtgtatttatttttattgtatgttctacaaaaaataaatatcttaattactGAATCAGTTTTAATAACcagtgtcactcttttgatcaataTAGTAAATTGTCACTATTTTGTTATGAATCTCTTTTGATCCGTCACTCTTCTGAGTAGCATTTTTGTCGCTCCTATGTTATGTCATTCTTCtgaattgtcactcttttgaagagatcccatatatatatatatatatatatatatatatatatatatatatatatatatatatatatatatatatatatatatatatatatatatatatgtgtgtgtgtgtgtgtgtatgtatgcatgcatatgtatgtatatgtatatgtatatgtatatatatgtatatatatatatatatatatatatatatatatatatatatatatatatatatatatattatcttaatacttttagaattttctaatagatcattctcgtagtgTGGGGGGCATGGTATAGCGGCGTAATTTTGCCAACTTAGTGAATTGAAGAGGGGGTACTAACTTTGCGTGCGAGGCAAATCACTTCCAGCTAACTATACCCACCTCTCTCTTGTGACAACAAAACatcctaaccacgtggaaacatgaagaTGACGTAATCCCTTGTGCTCATTACACAttttgaattgaatgaaaatacaattacaagaATGAAGaaagtcttttgtaatttacatacatttacataaacCTATGAAAttgaaactcaccttacgagctggctatatatgtcttatatacaaaaattgaaaacattaatgaaatatttattctcatGCTGGACCtactttgtaagtatatatatatatatatatatatatatatatatatatatatatatatatatatatatatatatatatgtgtgtatatatatatatatatatatatatatatatatatatatatatatatatatatacacatatatatatatatatatatatatatatatatatatatatatatatatatatatatatatatgtatatatatatatatatatatatatatatatatatatatatatatatatatatgtatatatatatatatatatatatatatatatatatatatatatatacatatatatatatatatatatatatatatatatatatatatatatatatatatatatatatatatgtacatataaatatatatatgtatatatatatatatatatatatatatatatatatgtacatataaatatatatatgtatatatatatatatatatatatatatat comes from the Palaemon carinicauda isolate YSFRI2023 chromosome 16, ASM3689809v2, whole genome shotgun sequence genome and includes:
- the LOC137655410 gene encoding uncharacterized protein, with the translated sequence MISEGKEHNHAPIAGRNDVLQCIDEVKGLAKSKTATPAAIVQETRQKIDISYAVEMPSTSAIRQAIHRIRKKEFPVEANSATDLVIPNKLKVTHTGERNFLLYDKKTESETLIAEFEEEEVQERILAFGSENNLRRLAESDIWFLDGTFKTCPKQFYQIYTIHYIFQGQILPVVYVLLPGKTTQIYSSMLKHLLSVAGAKGIQLTPRFILIDFELSCIKALQEKFPEARITGCFFHLWQSIYRSIQKYGLVDVYKNNCDLALGLRQLAALAFLRPDDIHDAYLCLANNIPDEAEPVYKYFGERYVLGWRIISRRGRPRQNQLRHPPRFHPTFWSIHHLQERNLPRTNNGVEAWPRRFETVVERYHLVVYSMIREFVKEDHRTDQEMQRLTSGIKPSKKKKRRNPKRNKADNSFK